One Ricinus communis isolate WT05 ecotype wild-type chromosome 7, ASM1957865v1, whole genome shotgun sequence genomic region harbors:
- the LOC8267268 gene encoding methyl jasmonate esterase 1 — translation MEERQRHFVLIHGACHGAWCWYKVATLLKCAGHKVTALELAASGVHPKQVNDLYSFSDYYEPLMEFMMSLPPEERVILVGHSLGGLSLSVAMERFPEKVSAGVFATAFMPGPELSYFTLKEEFDRQFNSYMDMQYMFDNGPDNPPTSVLFGPNVLADKLYQLSPTEDLTLATLLIRHLPLYDTAAVQDAITVTEEKYGSVPRIYIVCDQDLIIKEDMQRWMVKNNPTDEVKIIAGSDHMAMFSKPQELCACLEEIAKKYL, via the exons ATGGAAGAGAGACAGAGGCATTTTGTGTTGATCCATGGAGCCTGTCATGGAGCGTGGTGTTGGTACAAGGTAGCAACTTTGCTAAAATGTGCTGGCCATAAAGTTACAGCTTTGGAACTAGCTGCTTCTGGAGTACACCCCAAGCAGGTGAATGATCTGTATTCATTCTCGGACTATTATGAGCCTTTAATGGAATTTATGATGTCCCTGCCACCGGAGGAGAGGGTCATTCTAGTGGGCCACAGCTTGGGTGGGCTCAGCTTATCTGTTGCAATGGAAAGGTTTCCTGAAAAAGTTTCTGCTGGAGTATTTGCTACAGCTTTTATGCCAGGTCCTGAACTCAGTTACTTCACTTTAAAGGAAGAG TTTGATAGACAATTCAATTCCTACATGGACATGCAATATATGTTTGATAATGGACCAGACAACCCTCCAACCTCCGTGTTGTTTGGACCTAACGTCTTGGCAGACAAGTTGTATCAGCTCTCCCCAACTGAG GATCTAACTCTGGCCACACTGTTGATAAGACATTTGCCTCTCTATGATACTGCAGCTGTACAAGATGCAATTACGGTCACCGAAGAGAAATACGGATCTGTTCCTCGAATTTATATTGTCTGTGACCAAGATTTGATAATCAAAGAGGATATGCAGAGGTGGATGGTCAAGAACAATCCAACTGACGAGGTAAAGATCATTGCTGGCTCTGATCACATGGCCATGTTTTCCAAGCCACAAGAGCTGTGCGCTTGCCTGGAGGAGATTGCCAAGAAATACTTATGA